DNA from Salmo trutta chromosome 14, fSalTru1.1, whole genome shotgun sequence:
ATGGCAGACTTTCCCTCACATAAAGAGACACCATGCccaccagaacacacacatagcctacataagATTCAGGCAGAAAACAATACTGACTCCAAAACAGACACAATAACTGTCACAAAGCTAATTATTTACAttcatttatttgtttattttacaaCTCAGTTTTAGGATCAGGTTCTCCTGCCTGCTTCACCTCCTGAAAAGATGGAAAACGTTTTTGAGAAGCAATATACATACATTAAATCGAGGCCACTCAGTATAATTTATTGCTGCTTTCTACATATTATCAAAGCCACTGAAACGTATACTGCGCCATAGATATGGGTTCAAATAGAATTTGTTTtcttgcctggcacaatggaaccaatagaatagtccaaaaagtgcaaaccctgtccatctggcactccaggcaggctcaatcaaccCTCAAAGGCATTTGAAAGAGAACCAATATTATTTGAACTCAGGTTTGTTTTGACCTCTGACCTTGAGATTGCCTAGTATGAGTGACTGGCAGAATTCCCGCACACGTTCGGTGGAGATCTCTCCCTCGGGCATGAGCCACCTCATATCTGAGTCGCGGTCGTAAATGCCCACGCGGGGAAGGTCACGTGACGTCAGGCCAAAGTAGCCCAGAGATTTCTCATTGGACTTCACCCCGTGTACCAGCACAAACAGGAACTGTGACAAAAAAATGATGGTAATATTCAGTAGAGCACACTGAAGCAAATACGTTTGGCAACAGAAACTAAAACTAAAATCTGTGATTTTATTGGACGAGACCAatgtcaaaattagtgcactatatataatatacagtacattgagaTTCTGGGACTCAAAACATCTGACTCCATTGATCCAATTTGCAAATTAAATTCAAGAATCAATTAAATAGTTGATTCAAGAGAACCAATTCCAAATAGGGGATTAGGGACATTATCTCAAGATTTGAATCAAATGGCCGATATAACAGAGGTTTTGTTGAGTCGCTCTTTTCAGGTCCAGTTGCTGCTTGCCTGCTCTCACCTTCCCAACAAATTCTGGGGCCAGAGCTCCTAGCCGGTCCTTGAGCACTTCATAGTCACCACTCCCCTTGTTGATGAAGAGCAGGAGGTGTGCCTTCACCTCAGACTGGAACAGACCCACTGctgtctgagaggagaggagagagagagagctataggaAATAGATATCAAAATAGGCGTGTGCCAGTACATTAACTGATTGTATAGTCTGGCTATATGACTGAACATGAAAGGCTAATAATACAAAGATGTGATGTCAAGATGTAATCATAACAAGGCTGGTATAAGTGTTAATAGGTGCTGTTGTATAGAGAAGTGTGTTAGGTGTAAATGAACAGTGCTGTGGTCAGTGACTACCACTTGGTTGTACTCGGTGATGTAGCGAAGCTCGTTCATGGTGATAAAGCGAGCAAGGCCGTCCGCCTCCACTTTCTTGGTCTCAGAGAGCTGAAGGTTGTCTTGGTGGTTATctgcctgaacacacacacataaatcacATTTTTCAGTTGATGTAAATTTGTTGTCGAAGTAGTTGTAACGGGAGTCAAGCAGATGATTTCTGATGGACAAAGTGAAAGGCGTGGTGTAGTAGTTTACTTTTCTGAAGATGGCGATAGTGTCAGACACGATGCTGAGTTTGGCCCATGCCTCCTTATCGCTGCACAGAGCCACAGGGATATGCTTCACAGTCTTAGCTGCCTCCACAAACTCCTTGTAGCCAAAAGTCTCATCTGAgggagtctgagagagagagggaaagagatggcgagagagagggggggggcagagagagggggcagacagagagggagagagaatgttcGAGTCTAATAACACTCACTACAGTGATATACTATTGAAGTCTGTTTTTGAGATTCAAATTGCCACTTAGCCCATGTGAATGTCAGTGAATAATAT
Protein-coding regions in this window:
- the erp27 gene encoding endoplasmic reticulum resident protein 27 produces the protein MIPLLSLFLSLLAASVIAKDSALPTVNDVTAAEAFIEASEVVVIGFFETPSDETFGYKEFVEAAKTVKHIPVALCSDKEAWAKLSIVSDTIAIFRKADNHQDNLQLSETKKVEADGLARFITMNELRYITEYNQVTAVGLFQSEVKAHLLLFINKGSGDYEVLKDRLGALAPEFVGKFLFVLVHGVKSNEKSLGYFGLTSRDLPRVGIYDRDSDMRWLMPEGEISTERVREFCQSLILGNLKEVKQAGEPDPKTEL